The Janthinobacterium tructae genome contains the following window.
CAGGGGGTATGAATAATAGAAGTTATTTTTGTAATGATTCGTATTTGCATTGAGGGTTTTGCCTTTTCGTTCGGGAGATAGGGTGAGAACAAGCAATCATCCCATCTGAAAAGGACTTAACTTATGACAACACGCATGGCGACACGCCACCTTCCCGCCTTGAACCTGAGCCGTATCGCCACTGCCGTGCAACTGGTGCTCGTCACGGGCCTGACCGTGGGGGCGCTGAGCGCGGCTAGCCCGCCAGCCTTTGCGCAAGCGGCGCAAGTCCGGCAAGCGTTCAGCGTGCCGGCCGGTGCACTGGGCCTGGCGCTCAACACCTTTGCTGCCGAGGCAGGCGTCGAACTGACGGTTGATGCAGGTTTGCTGCAGGGCAAGCACAGCGCCGGCCTGTCCGGCAGCTACAGCGTGCCCGAAGGATTTTACGAATTGCTGCGCGGACACGGCTTGCAGGCCGTGCGCGAGGGCAATGGCAGCTACACGCTGCGCCGCGAGCCGGCGCACAGCGCCAGTGCAGAGGCCGCCGCAATCATGCCGGCCGTGACGGTGTGGGGCACAGGCAATACTGTCACCGATGCCTACGCAGGCGGGCAAGTGGCGTCCGGCGGGCGCGTGGGCTTTCTGGGCGACAAGGATTTCATGGAAACCCCGTTCAACACCATCAGCTATACGGATAAATTCATCGAAGACCGGCAAGCGCGCGACATCACCGATGTGATCTCGGCCACCGATCCCACCGTCTTCAGCAGTGGCATGACGGGCATCATCGGCGAGAATTATTCGATACGCGGGTTCAGTTCCGGCACCAGCGACGTCGCGTTCGGCGGGCTGTTCGGCGTCTCGCCCGTGTACCGTACCTCGCCCGAGATGTTCGAACGCATCGAAGTGCTGAAAGGCCCGTCGGCCTTGCTCAACGGCATGCCGCCGGGCGGTTCGGTGGGCGGCAGCATCAATCTGGTGCCCAAGCGCGCGGGCGAGGCACCGCTGGCGCGCGTGACGGCGTCGTATATGTCGGATTCCCAGTTCGGTGGGCATGTTGATCTGGGTCAGCGCTTTGGTGAAAACAAGCAATTCGGCATCCGCATCAACGGCGTCTACCGCGACGGCGATGGCGCCATCGAGCATCAGAAAAAGAAGACCCAACTTGCGTCCGTGGGACTCGACTGGCGCGGCGTTGGCGCGCGCCTGTCCGCCGACCTGTACAGCAGCGAAGACCGCGCGCGGGGCTTGAACCGTGGCGTCAACCTGGCAGCCGGCTTGCCTGTGCCGCGTCCGCCGAAAGCGGAGACCTTGCTCAATCCCAGCTGGGCCTTCTATGACACGAAGGACAAGGGCGCCATGCTGCGCGGCGAATATGACGTGAGCGAACAACTGATGGCGTATGCCGCCATCGGCGCCGGCAAGGCCGATTACCAGTCGACGGGCGCCTACCTGATCCAGGTGTTCAATACGGCCGGCGACTACCGCACCAATCTGGCCGACCTGGGTTTTAAACTGGAAAAACAATCGGCGGAAGCGGGCGTGAAGGGCAAGTTCCGCACAGCCGGCATCAGCCATCAATGGGCGGCCAACGCCACGTATTACCACCACACGGACCAGCAGTTCGGCCGCAGGAATACCTTGGCGCAAGATTGGATCACGAATATCTACCATCCCGTCTGGGGTCCAGCGACCCGCTTCGAGGCGCCGCAAATTTCGAAGACGGAATTGCGCCTGGCCAGCTATGGTCTGGTCGATACCCTGTCGTTTGTGCAGGATCAAGTGCAACTGACGGTGGGCTTGCGGCGCCAGGAAGTGCTCAGCGACAGCTTCAACGTGAAGACGGGGGCGCGAACCTCCCGCTATGACGCCGCCGCCACGACGCCGGCCGTCGCCCTGCTGGTCAAAGCCGCCAGGAACGTTTCGCTGTACGCCAACTACATCGAAGGCTTGAGTCAGGGTGCGACGGCCCCCATGACGGCGGCCAACGCGGGGGAAGTGTTTGCCCCGTATAAATCGAAGCAGATGGAGGCCGGCGTCAAGGTCGACCTGGGCGAATTCGCCCATACGCTCAGCGTGTATGAAATCAGACGCCCCAGCAGCTATGTCGATCCGGTCAGCAATGTCTTTTCCTTTGGCGGCGAGCAGCGCAACCGCGGCGTCGACTGGGGCTTTTTCGGCGCGCCCGTGCGCGACATGCGCCTGATGGGCGGTATCGCCTATGTGGACCCGACCCTGGCCAGGACGGATGACGGCGTCA
Protein-coding sequences here:
- a CDS encoding TonB-dependent receptor produces the protein MTTRMATRHLPALNLSRIATAVQLVLVTGLTVGALSAASPPAFAQAAQVRQAFSVPAGALGLALNTFAAEAGVELTVDAGLLQGKHSAGLSGSYSVPEGFYELLRGHGLQAVREGNGSYTLRREPAHSASAEAAAIMPAVTVWGTGNTVTDAYAGGQVASGGRVGFLGDKDFMETPFNTISYTDKFIEDRQARDITDVISATDPTVFSSGMTGIIGENYSIRGFSSGTSDVAFGGLFGVSPVYRTSPEMFERIEVLKGPSALLNGMPPGGSVGGSINLVPKRAGEAPLARVTASYMSDSQFGGHVDLGQRFGENKQFGIRINGVYRDGDGAIEHQKKKTQLASVGLDWRGVGARLSADLYSSEDRARGLNRGVNLAAGLPVPRPPKAETLLNPSWAFYDTKDKGAMLRGEYDVSEQLMAYAAIGAGKADYQSTGAYLIQVFNTAGDYRTNLADLGFKLEKQSAEAGVKGKFRTAGISHQWAANATYYHHTDQQFGRRNTLAQDWITNIYHPVWGPATRFEAPQISKTELRLASYGLVDTLSFVQDQVQLTVGLRRQEVLSDSFNVKTGARTSRYDAAATTPAVALLVKAARNVSLYANYIEGLSQGATAPMTAANAGEVFAPYKSKQMEAGVKVDLGEFAHTLSVYEIRRPSSYVDPVSNVFSFGGEQRNRGVDWGFFGAPVRDMRLMGGIAYVDPTLARTDDGVNQGKQAAGVPKLQAKLGVEWDAPPVPGLTLTANVTAASKQYINEDNSLSVPGRSVFDLGARYATRAAGRPLTVRASVNNVGNKAYWALPQWTSLGLGAPRTFMLSATTDF